A window from Pseudomonas sp. MRSN 12121 encodes these proteins:
- a CDS encoding DUF2586 domain-containing protein — protein sequence MALGQVTVDNLNLGQGAVKEIERYFLFIGPASKNVGQFIPLNTDSDLDTALGIPASDLKTQITAARLNGGQRWACIAAPIGIEGEWAPALEKAQQQGFSVEAVVITKPVTTAAELSAMHDAAIALNNTYGRRVFVMASTAGITAEQTWSQYVTGQKALVANLLAPRVLVVPQLHGNDLGVLAGRLANATVSIADSPMRVATGAVLGLGSVPVDGEKVPLPSAVRSELDRARYSVSQTYPDYEGVYWGDGNMLDSDASDYQVVEYLRITDKTARLIRPLLIRRVADRRLNNTPNSIAVNTNQLMAPMRAMAKSTTFAGQVFPGDIEPPKDGDLVLNWLSKTKVVAFFKIRPLNCPKDLQANIALDLSNDKTE from the coding sequence TTGAGCGCTATTTCCTTTTCATCGGCCCTGCCAGTAAGAACGTCGGTCAGTTCATCCCGCTGAACACCGATAGCGACCTGGACACTGCCCTGGGCATTCCGGCCAGCGACCTGAAAACCCAAATCACCGCCGCCCGTCTCAACGGTGGCCAGCGCTGGGCGTGCATTGCCGCGCCGATCGGCATCGAGGGCGAATGGGCCCCGGCGCTGGAGAAGGCCCAGCAGCAAGGGTTCTCGGTCGAGGCCGTGGTGATTACAAAGCCGGTGACCACGGCCGCCGAGCTATCGGCCATGCATGACGCCGCCATAGCCCTGAACAATACCTATGGCCGCCGTGTGTTCGTCATGGCATCCACTGCCGGCATCACTGCAGAACAGACCTGGTCGCAATACGTGACCGGACAAAAGGCCCTGGTGGCCAACCTATTGGCGCCGCGCGTCCTGGTCGTGCCGCAACTGCATGGCAATGACCTGGGCGTGCTGGCCGGGCGCCTGGCCAATGCGACGGTCAGCATTGCTGACAGCCCGATGCGCGTGGCCACCGGCGCGGTGCTGGGCCTGGGCTCGGTGCCGGTCGATGGAGAAAAAGTGCCTCTGCCGTCGGCGGTGCGCAGCGAGCTGGACCGGGCCCGGTACTCGGTGTCGCAGACCTATCCCGACTATGAGGGCGTGTATTGGGGCGACGGCAACATGCTGGACAGCGATGCCAGCGACTACCAGGTCGTGGAATACCTGCGCATCACTGACAAGACCGCTCGCCTGATCCGTCCGCTGCTGATCCGTCGCGTAGCCGATCGCCGCTTGAACAACACCCCCAACAGCATTGCGGTCAACACCAACCAGCTGATGGCGCCGATGCGTGCCATGGCCAAGTCCACCACCTTTGCGGGCCAGGTGTTCCCCGGCGATATCGAACCACCGAAGGACGGCGACCTGGTGCTGAACTGGCTGAGCAAAACCAAGGTCGTGGCCTTCTTCAAGATCCGGCCCCTCAACTGCCCAAAGGACCTGCAGGCGAACATCGCCCTGGACCTTTCCAACGACAAAACGGAGTAA
- a CDS encoding phage protein, which translates to MAKIGGKNFDVSLGDLSLHVESCTLDITDNSAVAQTRGVPDGYVDGDVTAAGEMELDTTNFNVLIDAARSAGSFRALKPFDAVFFAKAGEDEELRVEAFGCRVKLSSLLSIDPKGGEKSKHKVPFDVTSPDFIQINGVPYLDAAEIEGLR; encoded by the coding sequence ATGGCAAAAATTGGCGGCAAGAACTTCGACGTGAGCCTGGGCGACCTCTCGCTACACGTCGAAAGCTGCACATTGGACATTACCGACAACTCGGCAGTGGCCCAAACCCGGGGCGTGCCCGATGGCTACGTGGATGGGGACGTGACGGCGGCCGGCGAAATGGAGCTGGACACCACCAATTTCAATGTGCTGATCGACGCGGCGCGCTCGGCGGGCAGCTTCCGCGCCCTGAAACCCTTTGACGCGGTGTTTTTCGCCAAGGCTGGCGAGGACGAGGAACTGCGCGTGGAGGCCTTCGGCTGCCGGGTGAAGCTGTCCAGCCTGCTGTCGATCGACCCGAAAGGCGGCGAGAAGAGCAAACACAAGGTGCCATTCGACGTCACAAGTCCGGACTTCATCCAGATTAACGGCGTTCCGTACCTCGACGCGGCCGAGATCGAGGGGCTGCGCTGA
- a CDS encoding TraR/DksA family transcriptional regulator yields the protein MVCPFDRAQALEQRQRDQAIAAQLAQPRPSGPSHTHCLDCDDPIPEKRQALGGMIRCVPCQTLFERTAR from the coding sequence ATGGTGTGCCCGTTCGACCGCGCCCAGGCCTTGGAGCAACGCCAACGTGACCAGGCGATCGCCGCCCAATTGGCCCAGCCGCGCCCGAGCGGGCCCAGCCATACCCATTGCCTGGACTGTGACGACCCTATTCCGGAGAAGCGCCAGGCCCTGGGCGGAATGATCCGATGCGTGCCCTGCCAGACCCTTTTCGAGCGTACCGCACGATGA
- a CDS encoding lysozyme, with the protein MSLRQKILAGTLGLVLGSGTLMAFLGKWEGEGQNVVYADKLARGLPTVCKGITRYTSPYPVIVGDYWSPARCAEVEQLVVEKGQLALADCLDNPRISQNTFDALSSHAHNVGVANTCASRAVGLVNAGRIADGCRAIAWAPNGKTPVWAFVTDARGRKQFVQGLHNRRLDEMGLCLK; encoded by the coding sequence ATGAGCCTGCGCCAGAAGATCCTCGCCGGCACCCTCGGCCTGGTCCTGGGCAGCGGCACGCTGATGGCGTTTCTCGGCAAATGGGAAGGCGAAGGCCAGAACGTCGTATACGCCGACAAGCTGGCCCGGGGCCTGCCGACTGTCTGCAAAGGCATCACCAGGTACACCAGCCCTTACCCTGTGATCGTTGGCGACTACTGGTCGCCGGCGCGCTGCGCCGAGGTGGAACAACTGGTGGTCGAGAAGGGCCAGTTGGCCCTGGCGGACTGCCTGGATAACCCACGGATCAGCCAGAACACCTTCGACGCCCTGAGCAGTCATGCCCACAACGTGGGCGTGGCCAACACCTGCGCGAGCCGTGCCGTTGGCCTGGTCAACGCTGGCCGTATCGCTGACGGCTGCAGGGCGATCGCCTGGGCACCTAACGGCAAAACGCCGGTGTGGGCATTCGTCACCGACGCCCGAGGCCGCAAGCAGTTCGTTCAAGGCCTGCACAACCGCCGGCTGGACGAGATGGGGCTGTGCTTGAAATGA
- a CDS encoding lysis system i-spanin subunit Rz, with translation MTFSPWRLALFALVAGLLLWAAFDWLTDQVDEAQRERDQARYERDGLREAARLSGELLAERDAIDRQRTQELTHERNQNLLLQRAVDAGHQRLLVKAACSTRGTTDPGAGGLADAGSAELTADARSDYFTLRDQLALSRQMILGLQGHVRVLQDYVRRACGR, from the coding sequence ATGACTTTTTCACCGTGGCGCCTGGCGCTGTTCGCGTTGGTGGCTGGCCTGCTGCTGTGGGCCGCCTTCGACTGGCTGACCGACCAGGTCGACGAGGCCCAGCGCGAGCGCGACCAGGCGCGATACGAACGGGACGGCCTGCGCGAGGCAGCCCGCCTCAGTGGCGAGTTGCTCGCTGAGCGTGACGCCATCGACCGTCAACGAACCCAGGAACTGACCCATGAACGCAATCAAAACCTGCTGCTACAGCGTGCTGTTGACGCTGGCCATCAGCGGCTGCTCGTCAAAGCCGCTTGTTCAACCCGGGGCACCACTGATCCCGGAGCCGGCGGCCTGGCTGATGCAGGATCCGCCGAACTCACTGCAGACGCTCGATCGGATTATTTCACCCTCCGCGATCAGCTCGCCCTCAGTCGGCAAATGATCCTCGGCCTGCAGGGCCACGTCCGTGTCCTGCAGGACTACGTCCGTCGTGCCTGCGGGCGCTGA
- a CDS encoding putative phage tail assembly chaperone: protein MTERTEITLEVGEQEFTFTLTPADVTKYFNALTQNNKVAPGNNLMMTTVAQDQRATLKPLLANPVMVMQLAGALLEEYAPNVEVIVKKRSSTPSA from the coding sequence ATGACCGAACGCACCGAAATCACCCTGGAAGTCGGCGAACAAGAATTCACCTTCACCCTGACCCCGGCGGACGTGACCAAGTATTTCAACGCGCTGACCCAGAACAACAAGGTTGCCCCGGGCAACAACCTGATGATGACCACCGTTGCCCAGGATCAGCGCGCCACCCTGAAACCGCTGTTGGCCAACCCGGTGATGGTGATGCAACTGGCCGGCGCGCTCCTCGAGGAGTACGCACCGAACGTTGAGGTGATCGTAAAAAAGCGCTCGAGCACGCCGAGCGCCTGA
- a CDS encoding DUF6890 family protein, which produces MALTNRWLPGAEPTPEAMGTAKWLEDEYWRRMEFAVASGIALALNG; this is translated from the coding sequence ATGGCCCTGACAAACCGCTGGCTACCTGGTGCCGAGCCCACGCCCGAGGCGATGGGCACGGCCAAGTGGCTGGAGGACGAATACTGGAGACGCATGGAGTTTGCCGTGGCTAGCGGCATCGCCCTTGCGCTGAACGGGTAA